In one window of Falco biarmicus isolate bFalBia1 chromosome 16, bFalBia1.pri, whole genome shotgun sequence DNA:
- the DENND2C gene encoding DENN domain-containing protein 2C — protein MHPTGSVDSSFSRSAVQTLSRSHCRNIKQKISQWEGRTRGCSNKEKQQLKDFGVKYDPSYNALPKVKPEHAEKGRKTGSKDPKSLGLDFREYAQGCLQTGVSGDLKPCACSLASQANQKGEWQGGFLDRGATLPPGNFYTSQALWRRVDPLLPGKAPSFPLDFQRRQGICGSTEREPEIKGMDSLCRAERSLKNIYSEAEEQEKELAAVPPPKPRRTFRYFAEKGASSCSDANATREVFLQKQRGGDLVSSSSSPEKKTASRRIRGRTQRKSFEFEDIQGFCNQRATTNSHKLREETNGTTRSRLVYTQSEDNIYEDIICPAKENPYEGIRALPLPLWKVPSVWKLPPPWSTSKAPKPLPKPPFLSGKALELKTSQTSFQGKMVKDITLPVTPTEWNLFRAVEAASKRKNLPWLVLKIQKIFDSKRGKKRLKLLSPAGREAPPVKGETSGNESDTEGQPKSQHRCLLQSASKRNPRYQTLERDLIELQEQRLFELFVVVSLHKKSPEMTYTPQIIQQFPSKPEHPFRQSKDTEERLKVIPKFCFPDPKDWFPTSDLKSETFSFVLTGEDGSRWFGYCKKLLPEGKGKRLPEVYCIVSRLGCFNLFSKILDEVEKRREMSPALVHPFMRSVMEAPFPAPGRTIAVRSFLPGAGNEVMELCRPLDSRLEHVDFECLFKCLSVSHTIRVFASLLLERRVIFVADNLSTLSKCGHAAVAMLYPFTWQHTYIPVLPASMIDIVCSPTPFLIGILSCSLPQLQDLPIEEVLIVDLCADKFLQEASDEDAILPDKLQAALVQILEERSEILSHVQSDTQGDIPLNSLVSEAFVQFFVEIVGHYSLHMNVTEKGERVFQRERFRKSHVSRNVRHFLHFFMETQMFAGFIQDRELSKNVVKGLFEVRALEYLESVSETEPTGMNKILRNLGSKMKFLQKR, from the exons ATGCACCCAACAGGGTCAGTGGACAGTAGCTTCTCCCGCTCTGCTGTGCAGACCCTCTCCCGAAGCCACTGCCGCAACATCAAACAGAAGATCTCCCAGTGGGAGGGGAGGACACGAGGGTGCTCCAacaaggagaaacagcagctgaaggacTTTGGAGTAAAGTATGATCCCAGCTACAATGCTCTACCCAAAGTGAAGCCAGAACATGCAGAGAAGGGCAGGAAGACTGGGTCCAAAGATCCAAAGAGCCTGGGTTTGGACTTCAGGGAATATGCACAGGGCTGCTTGCAGACTGGGGTCTCTGGTGACCTCAAGCCCTGTGCGTGCAGCCTAGCTTCCCAAGCCAACCAGAAAGGAGAATGGCAAGGAGGCTTCCTGGACCGAGGGGCAACACTGCCCCCAGGGAACTTCTATACCTCACAAGCTCTGTGGAGGAGAGTAGATCCCCTTCTGCCTGGCAAAGCCCCATCATTTCCCTTAGACTTTCAGAGGAGGCAAGGGATCTGTGGCTCCACAGAAAGAGAACCTGAAATCAAGGGAATGGACTCTCTCTGCAGGGCAGAGAGGAGcttaaaaaacatttactcTGAGGCAGAGGAGCAAGAGAAGGAGCTAGCTGCTGTCCCACCACCCAAGCCCCGTAGGACTTTCCGctattttgcagaaaagggTGCTAGTAGCTGTAGTGATGCCAATGCTACCAGGGAAgttttcctgcaaaagcagCGTGGAGGAGACTTGGTGTCATCCTCCAGCAGTCCTGAGAAGAAAACAGCCAGCAGGAGGATCAGAGGGAGAACGCAGAG GAAATCTTTTGAGTTTGAGGACATCCAGGGCTTCTGCAACCAGAGAGCAACCACCAACTCCCACAAGCTTCGAGAAGAGACAAATGGCACTACAAGATCCAGGCTTGTCTACACACAGTCAGAAGACAACATCTACGAGGACATTATCT GTCCTGCAAAAGAGAACCCATATGAAGGTATCAGAGCACTGCCCTTACCCCTGTGGAAGGTCCCATCTGTCTGGAAGCTACCACCCCCCTGGAGCACCAGTAAGGCTCCCAAG CCTCTCCCAAAACCTCCCTTCCTCAGTGGCAAGGCTCTTGAGCTGAAGACCTCCCAGACAAGTTTCCAAGGGAAAATGGTGAAGGACATAACCCTGCCTGTCACACCGACTGAGTGGAATCTGTTCCGAGCAGTAGAGGCTGCTAGCAAGAGAAAGAACTTGCCCTGG CTGGtactaaaaatacagaagatcTTTGATTCTAAGCGTGGGAAGAAGAGGCTGAAGTTGCTCAGTCCTGCGGGGAGAGAAGCGCCTCCAGTGAAAG GTGAAACCAGTGGGAATGAAAGTGATACAGAAGGTCAGCCAAAAA gtCAACACAGGTGCCTGCTGCAGTCGGCCTCCAAGAGGAACCCACGCTACCAGACTTTGGAGAGGGATTTGATAGAGCTTCAGGAGCAGCGGCTATTTGAGCTGTTTGTGGTGGTGTCCCTGCACAAGAAGTCACCTGAGATGACCTACACACCGCAGATCATACAGCAGTTTCCCAGCAAG CCTGAACATCCCTTCAGACAGTCCAAGGATACTGAAGAGAGGCTAAAGGTCATtcccaaattctgctttccagaTCCCAAAGACTGGTTTCCTACATCAGACCTTAAAAG TGAAACGTTTTCTTTTGTGTTGACGGGTGAGGATGGCAGCCGCTGGTTTGGGTACTGCAAGAAGCTCCTG ccagaggggaaagggaagcGCCTTCCTGAGGTATACTGCATCGTTAGCCGCCTGGGCTGCTTCAACCTCTTCTCCAAG ATCTTGGATGAagtggagaagaggagagaaatgtCCCCAGCCCTAGTGCACCCATTCATGCGCAGTGTGATGGAGGCACCCTTCCCGGCTCCTGGGCGCACCATCGCTGTGCGGAGTTTCCTGCCAGGAGCGGGAAATGAG GTGATGGAACTCTGCCGTCCGCTGGATTCTCGACTTGAACATGTTGACTTTGAATGCCTGTTTAAGTGTCTGAGTGTCTCTCACACGATTCGGGTCTTTGCCTCTCTCCTGCTGGAAAGGAGGGTGATCTTTGTTGCTGACAACTTAAG CACTCTATCTAAATGTGGCCACGCTGCAGTTGCAATGCTTTATCCCTTCACTTGGCAACACACCTACATACCAGTCCTGCCAGCTTCTATGATTGATATTGTGTGCTCTCCGACCCCATTCTTAATTGGCATTCTCTCCTGCTCGTTACCACAGCTCCAGGACCTGCCCATAGAAGAG GTTCTGATTGTTGATCTTTGCGCTGACAAGTTCTTGCAAGAG gcATCAGATGAAGATGCAATCCTGCCTGATAAACTCCAGGCTGCACTTGTGCAAATCTTGGAAGAACGAAGTGAAATCCTGTCACATGTGCAGAGTGATACACAAG GTGACATACCTCTTAACTCCCTGGTTTCTGAAGCTTTTGTGCAGTTCTTTGTGGAGATTGTTGGACACTACTCCCTGCACATGAATGTCACAGAAAAAGGAGAGCGGGTGTTTCAGCGGGAGCGATTCCGTAAATCCCACGTGTCACGCAATGTGCGTCACTTCTTGCACTTCTTCATGGAAACACAGATGTTTGCAGGATTTATACAGGATCGAGAGCTGAGTAAGAATGTGGTCAAAG gccTCTTTGAGGTCCGTGCCTTGGAGTATTTGGAGAGTGTTTCAGAGACAGAACCAACTGGAATGAACAAAATCCTTCGCAACCTTG gaagcaaaatgaaatttcttcaGAAGAGATGA